One region of Cellvibrio zantedeschiae genomic DNA includes:
- a CDS encoding alpha/beta hydrolase: MKNLNNRSLMQSSLLLLASVFLWVSSAQAHEFTAHKNIVWASPKNVSLTADIYVPKTGKAKYPVLVIYHGGGWLINNNSIMNSMSEYIASHGEFIVANMNYRLLPENKNTTNMNEIVEDALGGVLWVKDNIATYGGDPKRVAVTGDSAGGHLASMVLLSGQKLESDGFAGNTLGFNPSYLPKGKTAEQVAKADGLKVQAAIISYGAFDLYGAAQNNFEKPSNMFWAFAKADARGIFGSSINVTDNANYYKAVSPIYNIPLASTYKLPPQFVHVGSKDNTTPPAAVKAYVEQLEKAGQPVEFKLYEGKNHAFLDTGCNEFLKMCFDKDAPDALNDILHFLEKTLK; encoded by the coding sequence ATGAAAAACTTAAATAATCGTTCCTTGATGCAATCTTCATTATTGTTGCTCGCATCCGTGTTCTTGTGGGTGTCATCTGCCCAAGCCCACGAGTTTACGGCGCATAAAAATATTGTTTGGGCGTCACCTAAAAATGTCTCGCTTACCGCAGATATCTATGTACCCAAAACTGGCAAAGCAAAATATCCCGTGCTGGTAATTTATCATGGTGGTGGATGGCTGATAAATAATAATTCCATTATGAATTCCATGTCGGAATATATTGCCTCGCATGGCGAGTTTATTGTTGCCAATATGAATTATCGTCTTCTACCTGAAAATAAAAATACCACCAACATGAATGAAATTGTTGAAGATGCGTTGGGTGGTGTGCTTTGGGTAAAAGATAATATCGCAACCTACGGCGGCGATCCAAAACGCGTTGCAGTTACTGGAGACAGTGCGGGTGGCCACCTTGCAAGCATGGTATTGCTAAGCGGCCAAAAATTGGAAAGCGATGGTTTTGCGGGAAACACCTTGGGTTTTAACCCAAGCTATTTACCGAAAGGCAAAACAGCAGAACAAGTTGCAAAAGCAGATGGTTTAAAGGTACAGGCAGCAATCATTAGTTACGGAGCATTTGACTTATATGGTGCTGCGCAAAACAATTTTGAAAAACCTAGCAATATGTTTTGGGCGTTTGCAAAGGCCGATGCTCGTGGAATATTTGGAAGTTCAATTAACGTTACTGACAATGCAAATTACTATAAAGCCGTTTCACCCATTTACAATATCCCTTTGGCATCTACTTATAAATTGCCACCGCAATTTGTTCACGTTGGCAGCAAAGACAATACAACGCCACCCGCTGCCGTAAAAGCTTATGTAGAACAATTGGAGAAAGCGGGCCAACCCGTTGAGTTTAAGCTGTATGAAGGCAAGAACCACGCATTTTTAGATACTGGCTGTAACGAGTTCTTGAAAATGTGTTTTGATAAGGATGCGCCCGATGCACTTAATGACATCTTGCATTTTTTAGAAAAAACATTGAAATAA
- a CDS encoding glycoside hydrolase family 9 protein translates to MQNTKSQKYISLVTLSLILTACSGGGDGNSTPPPANSSSLSSMPASTSSSIASTAAQSDLIKLNQIGYKPGAEKLAVVPAVSATTFTVSKTSDNSVVLTGNLSAAQTWEPANESVKLADFSSITTAGDYKLTVDGIEKPANFTIAANAYDALNAGAIKAFYYNRASTPLLESHAGVYKRAAGHADTKVYIHKSAASAARPEGTVVSAPKGWYDAGDYNLYIVNSGISTYSLLAAYEGYENYFKNQNLNIPESADDVPDLLNEAMWNLEWMLAMQDPNDGGVYHKLTSKSFSGFVMPDADTSDRFLVQKATPAALDFAAVMAAASRIYAPYESTYPGVSSKMLKAAKSAYQWAKANPAIYYTQPSDIATGAYGDKDATDEFAWAAAELYITTKDDSYYADLNPSAVTANVPAWGDVKSLAWISLAHHLDSLTKVADKTLIKNRLNNLATDIVAKKMASAYGVPLVNGDFNWGSNSGALNQAIMLLAAYEVDNTKTDYLKTAQSLLDYVLGRNPTDFSYVTGFGVRTPQNVHHRPSVADGIAGSIPGFLAGGPNPGQQDKKDCSVPYASSLPAKSYLDHSCSYASNEIAINWNAPLVYVSAALQVLTP, encoded by the coding sequence ATGCAAAACACTAAAAGCCAAAAATATATAAGTCTTGTCACGTTAAGCCTGATTCTCACCGCCTGTAGTGGAGGTGGCGATGGCAATTCAACACCGCCGCCCGCAAATTCGTCTTCGCTGAGTTCTATGCCCGCGTCAACAAGCAGTTCAATTGCGTCTACTGCGGCTCAATCTGATTTAATCAAGCTTAACCAAATTGGTTATAAACCCGGCGCAGAAAAACTTGCAGTTGTTCCGGCAGTGTCCGCAACAACTTTTACCGTGAGCAAAACCAGTGATAATTCTGTTGTACTTACCGGTAATTTAAGTGCAGCCCAAACCTGGGAGCCTGCTAATGAATCTGTAAAGCTCGCGGATTTTTCTTCAATAACAACTGCGGGTGACTACAAACTCACCGTGGATGGCATTGAAAAGCCAGCAAATTTCACCATTGCAGCCAACGCCTACGATGCACTTAATGCCGGTGCCATTAAAGCCTTCTATTACAACCGCGCGAGTACACCGCTGCTAGAGTCTCATGCGGGCGTTTATAAACGCGCTGCCGGTCACGCGGATACAAAAGTTTATATACACAAATCAGCCGCTTCGGCTGCGCGACCCGAGGGCACTGTAGTGTCTGCTCCTAAAGGTTGGTATGACGCAGGCGATTATAATCTTTACATCGTAAACTCTGGCATAAGCACTTACAGTTTGCTCGCCGCTTACGAAGGTTACGAAAATTATTTTAAAAACCAAAATCTCAATATTCCGGAAAGCGCAGATGATGTGCCGGATTTATTAAACGAAGCCATGTGGAATTTGGAATGGATGCTCGCCATGCAAGATCCAAATGATGGTGGTGTCTATCACAAACTTACGAGTAAAAGTTTTAGTGGTTTTGTGATGCCTGATGCCGATACATCGGATCGCTTTTTGGTTCAAAAAGCCACACCGGCAGCGTTGGATTTTGCAGCAGTTATGGCAGCCGCCAGCCGCATATACGCCCCATACGAATCTACGTATCCCGGTGTTTCCAGCAAAATGTTGAAGGCAGCTAAATCTGCTTATCAATGGGCAAAAGCAAATCCTGCGATTTATTACACGCAACCCAGTGACATAGCGACAGGTGCTTACGGCGATAAAGATGCGACAGATGAATTTGCGTGGGCTGCTGCTGAGTTGTATATCACGACTAAAGACGATAGCTATTATGCAGATCTCAATCCATCTGCAGTCACCGCAAATGTTCCGGCTTGGGGCGACGTAAAATCGCTCGCCTGGATTTCACTCGCACATCATTTGGATTCGCTTACTAAAGTTGCCGATAAAACTTTAATTAAAAATCGCCTTAATAATTTAGCGACTGATATAGTCGCTAAAAAAATGGCATCTGCTTATGGCGTGCCATTAGTTAATGGCGATTTTAACTGGGGTAGCAATTCAGGTGCACTTAATCAGGCGATAATGTTGCTAGCAGCTTATGAAGTGGATAACACCAAAACGGATTATTTAAAAACCGCACAATCGCTGTTGGATTATGTGCTTGGCCGCAACCCAACTGATTTTTCTTATGTGACTGGCTTTGGTGTGCGCACGCCACAAAATGTTCATCACCGTCCTTCAGTAGCAGACGGTATTGCTGGTTCTATCCCAGGATTTTTAGCGGGTGGCCCAAACCCAGGCCAGCAAGATAAAAAAGATTGCAGCGTGCCTTATGCATCCAGCTTGCCTGCAAAATCTTATCTCGACCACAGTTGCAGTTACGCGAGCAATGAAATTGCCATTAACTGGAATGCACCTTTGGTATACGTAAGCGCGGCCTTGCAAGTGCTTACGCCATAG
- the chrA gene encoding chromate efflux transporter, whose translation MTDTVLESAPAPVSFWQAFWFWLKLGFISFGGPAGQISIMHQELVENRRWISEKRFLHALNYCMVLPGPEAQQLATYIGWLMHRTWGGVIAGALFVLPSLFILIFLSWVYIAYGDVSWVAGLFYGIKPAVTAIVLQAAHRIGSRALKNNILWALAGASFVAIFALNVPFPFIVLGAAIIGYFGGRYAPNIFNASAGHGASKKSYGAALIDDNTPTPSHALFSWSRFAFVFAIGFVLWIIPMGILCAIFGWQHDFTQMAWFFTKAALLTFGGAYAVLPYVYQGAVGHYQWLTPTQMIDGLALGETTPGPLIMVVAFVGFVGGYVKALLGTEHLFLSGALAASLVTWFTFLPSFIFILAGGPFVETTHNNLKFTAPLTAITAAVVGVILNLALFFGYHVLWPQGFSGYFDIGAAVIAFAAAIALFKYNRNVMHVIGAAALIGLAIKTFF comes from the coding sequence ATGACAGACACAGTTTTAGAATCAGCTCCAGCCCCCGTCAGCTTTTGGCAAGCTTTTTGGTTTTGGCTCAAACTCGGCTTTATCAGTTTCGGTGGGCCAGCGGGTCAAATTTCTATCATGCATCAGGAGTTGGTAGAAAATCGCCGCTGGATTTCCGAAAAACGTTTCTTGCATGCGTTAAATTACTGCATGGTATTGCCGGGGCCAGAGGCGCAACAACTTGCAACTTACATTGGCTGGTTAATGCATCGCACCTGGGGTGGAGTGATTGCGGGCGCATTGTTTGTTCTACCATCGTTATTTATTTTAATTTTTCTGTCGTGGGTTTACATCGCCTACGGTGACGTGAGTTGGGTGGCGGGATTATTTTATGGAATTAAACCAGCGGTGACCGCAATTGTGTTGCAGGCAGCACATCGCATTGGTTCGCGAGCATTAAAAAATAATATTTTGTGGGCGCTTGCCGGCGCCTCTTTTGTGGCGATCTTTGCGTTGAATGTGCCTTTTCCTTTTATCGTATTGGGCGCTGCCATTATTGGTTACTTTGGTGGCCGCTATGCTCCAAACATTTTTAACGCCAGCGCGGGCCACGGCGCGTCAAAAAAATCTTATGGTGCAGCGCTTATTGATGACAACACACCAACTCCATCGCACGCGCTTTTTAGTTGGTCGAGATTTGCATTTGTCTTTGCTATTGGTTTTGTGCTTTGGATTATCCCTATGGGAATTCTCTGTGCAATTTTCGGCTGGCAGCATGATTTCACACAAATGGCGTGGTTCTTCACCAAAGCAGCGCTGTTAACTTTCGGTGGTGCCTATGCCGTTTTGCCTTACGTTTACCAAGGTGCAGTTGGCCACTATCAATGGCTTACGCCAACACAAATGATTGATGGCCTTGCGCTGGGCGAAACTACACCGGGCCCTTTAATTATGGTGGTCGCATTTGTGGGATTCGTAGGTGGTTACGTTAAAGCCTTGCTTGGTACCGAGCATTTATTTTTATCTGGCGCATTAGCGGCGTCGCTCGTCACTTGGTTTACTTTTTTGCCGTCATTTATTTTTATTTTGGCGGGCGGCCCTTTTGTAGAAACTACACACAACAATTTGAAATTCACCGCGCCATTAACCGCAATAACAGCTGCGGTAGTAGGCGTTATTTTAAATCTCGCGCTGTTCTTTGGTTACCACGTATTGTGGCCGCAGGGTTTTAGTGGTTATTTTGATATAGGTGCAGCGGTGATTGCTTTTGCTGCTGCGATTGCGTTGTTTAAATACAATCGCAATGTTATGCATGTGATTGGTGCGGCAGCGTTAATTGGTTTGGCGATAAAAACATTTTTTTAA
- a CDS encoding DUF2269 family protein, producing MDNYLLLKYFHIFFATVLFGTGVGIAFFMLMAARSKNISVILHTARIVIVADWLFTAPAVVGQFITGVLLMKRLQYSFGAPWFHAVFSTFVFIGCCWIPVVIIQYRLRNLAKEAEQTGVLSTNFHRAMRLWILLGIPAFVGILVILWLMIFKPLAII from the coding sequence TTGGATAATTATCTGCTATTGAAATATTTTCATATTTTCTTCGCTACGGTGCTCTTTGGTACCGGTGTTGGCATTGCATTTTTTATGTTGATGGCAGCACGCAGTAAGAACATCAGCGTAATTTTACACACGGCACGCATTGTTATTGTGGCAGATTGGCTATTCACCGCACCCGCTGTTGTAGGTCAATTTATAACGGGCGTTTTGCTCATGAAACGGTTGCAATATAGTTTTGGTGCGCCCTGGTTTCATGCCGTATTTAGTACGTTTGTATTTATCGGCTGCTGCTGGATCCCAGTCGTCATTATTCAATACCGTTTAAGAAATTTAGCGAAAGAAGCTGAACAAACAGGAGTACTAAGCACCAACTTTCATCGCGCAATGCGTTTGTGGATTCTATTGGGGATTCCCGCTTTCGTCGGCATTTTGGTAATTTTATGGTTAATGATTTTTAAACCCCTGGCGATTATTTAA
- a CDS encoding alpha/beta hydrolase — protein sequence MKFLSLLMVLFILSSCGGLPTKLPSPFSTPAVVTPPKPAEPVAVIPPPSIDDDFQKSLSQIWGNYFAENYSDTRAIDVLVVSNRKFKGENFGCTNDQLGVELDSVTHFGACKINVPKNHSTGLIKFTKDNRQSSHEFFKILNSKTLTEPTVFEYLKKSERYPLVFVHGFNLRYEDAILRASQIAFDLKYQGPIVLFSWPAGAGDGFLDNQMITRTYDGNLKNAKNSIATFKTFLNQVRANNLKINLVVHSMGHQIVLPALKDFSTLNPNSKIINELILNAPDYEADEFINIADAVKQNSKRITVYCSYNDRAMTVSEIYNKNPRFGACAFSENIDSINVSLIDAPSLGLGHGYYSSRAILADVFQVLLGIEAEKRLFVRKSEPNSTEKYFLRQ from the coding sequence ATGAAGTTTTTATCCTTACTGATGGTGTTATTCATCTTGAGTTCATGTGGTGGTTTGCCCACAAAACTTCCATCGCCATTTTCAACTCCCGCCGTAGTAACGCCACCCAAGCCTGCTGAACCCGTGGCTGTTATACCTCCTCCCAGTATTGATGATGATTTTCAAAAAAGCCTAAGCCAAATATGGGGCAATTATTTTGCCGAAAACTATTCAGATACCCGTGCCATAGATGTGTTGGTGGTAAGTAACCGAAAATTCAAAGGCGAAAATTTTGGCTGCACTAATGATCAGTTAGGTGTTGAACTAGATTCCGTCACGCATTTTGGTGCTTGCAAAATCAACGTGCCCAAAAATCACAGTACGGGTTTAATTAAATTCACAAAGGACAATCGTCAGTCGTCCCACGAATTTTTTAAAATTTTAAATTCCAAAACCCTTACCGAGCCGACCGTTTTTGAGTATTTGAAAAAATCTGAACGCTACCCTTTGGTATTTGTACACGGATTTAATTTGCGTTATGAAGATGCCATTTTGCGTGCTTCACAAATTGCGTTTGATTTGAAATACCAAGGCCCCATTGTTTTATTTTCCTGGCCTGCCGGAGCGGGCGATGGATTTTTAGATAATCAGATGATTACGCGCACTTACGACGGCAATTTAAAGAATGCTAAAAATTCAATCGCAACCTTTAAAACCTTTTTGAATCAGGTGCGCGCAAATAATTTAAAAATTAATTTGGTGGTGCATTCCATGGGTCACCAAATTGTACTGCCCGCCTTGAAAGATTTTTCTACGCTTAACCCTAACAGCAAAATTATTAATGAGCTTATTTTAAATGCGCCCGACTACGAGGCTGACGAGTTTATTAATATTGCCGACGCCGTAAAACAAAATAGCAAACGCATTACCGTCTATTGCTCTTACAACGACCGCGCTATGACCGTATCCGAAATCTACAACAAAAATCCACGCTTTGGCGCCTGCGCATTTTCTGAAAATATTGACTCCATCAACGTGAGCCTGATAGATGCACCAAGCTTGGGTTTAGGCCACGGCTACTATTCCTCAAGAGCCATATTGGCGGATGTGTTTCAGGTGCTGCTCGGTATTGAAGCTGAAAAAAGACTTTTTGTTCGCAAAAGCGAACCTAATAGCACAGAAAAGTATTTCTTAAGACAATAA
- a CDS encoding saccharopine dehydrogenase NADP-binding domain-containing protein produces MAKTILVLGGYGNFGKRISESLAKHADVCLLVAGRNLEKANDLCKKLRAENYAADLKPVALDIFSENFAQELKNLSPFLVIHTSGPFQGQDYRVPQACIDAGAHYIDLADDRRFVCDITKLDVQARSKNLLVVSGASSVPGLSSVVIDEITPQFSRMDEIDIAIAPGNRAERGEATVKAILSYTGHPIKIFENGQWINKYGWMSARRLDFGKVVGKRWLANVDVPDLELFPARYPSVKRVNFQAGLELSFLHWGMVGMAWLAKYKLVRNWSPVVKPIVAASNWFIGLGTDIGGMRVKIVGIDHQQKPLELVWQLTATHGVGPYIPTLSAIILAEQLISGENKDSGAKPCLGLYKLEDFKTHAERWGIYYQLFNKGEEQPLG; encoded by the coding sequence GTGGCAAAAACAATTCTTGTACTTGGTGGATATGGAAACTTCGGCAAACGTATTAGCGAATCCTTAGCCAAACATGCTGATGTTTGCTTACTGGTTGCCGGTCGCAATTTGGAAAAAGCCAATGATTTATGTAAAAAGTTACGTGCAGAAAATTACGCTGCTGATTTAAAACCTGTTGCCTTGGATATTTTCAGCGAAAACTTCGCACAAGAATTAAAAAACTTATCACCGTTTTTGGTGATTCACACCAGCGGGCCATTTCAAGGGCAAGATTATCGCGTGCCACAAGCCTGTATTGATGCAGGGGCACATTATATTGATTTAGCAGATGACCGTCGGTTTGTGTGTGATATTACCAAGCTAGACGTGCAAGCACGTTCAAAAAATCTTTTGGTTGTGAGCGGAGCCAGTTCTGTACCAGGTTTATCGTCAGTTGTTATCGATGAAATAACGCCGCAATTTTCACGAATGGACGAAATTGATATTGCTATTGCACCCGGCAACCGTGCAGAGCGTGGCGAAGCAACTGTTAAAGCGATTCTTTCCTACACGGGACATCCAATAAAGATTTTTGAAAATGGTCAGTGGATTAACAAGTATGGATGGATGTCTGCACGTAGACTGGATTTTGGAAAAGTAGTTGGTAAACGCTGGTTGGCGAATGTGGATGTTCCTGATTTGGAATTGTTTCCGGCACGTTATCCATCGGTAAAGCGCGTGAACTTTCAGGCTGGACTTGAATTATCTTTTTTACATTGGGGTATGGTCGGCATGGCATGGCTCGCCAAATATAAACTCGTGCGCAATTGGTCGCCCGTGGTGAAACCTATAGTTGCCGCAAGTAACTGGTTTATTGGTTTGGGTACCGATATTGGTGGAATGCGAGTAAAAATAGTCGGCATTGATCATCAACAAAAGCCGCTTGAATTGGTGTGGCAGTTAACTGCAACCCATGGTGTTGGCCCTTACATTCCTACGCTATCGGCCATCATACTCGCTGAACAATTAATTAGCGGTGAGAATAAAGACTCAGGTGCAAAGCCCTGTCTGGGTTTGTATAAACTGGAAGATTTTAAAACTCACGCTGAGCGCTGGGGTATTTATTATCAATTGTTTAACAAAGGCGAGGAGCAGCCACTTGGATAA
- the alkB gene encoding DNA oxidative demethylase AlkB → MNFDLFSGEPQQQRQEILPGAFLLRGFALPFENELLQDIQGVIAEAPPRNMVTPGGLPMSVATTSCGDAGWVSDAYGYRYSKRDALSRKNWPAMPCSFFDLARNAATTAGYKNFSPDSALINIYKVGAKMSLHQDKNERDFSQPIVSVSLGLPATFLLGGLRREDKTIRVQLVHGDVVVWGGAARLFFHSILPIKVGVHPLLGKQRINLTFRKAL, encoded by the coding sequence ATGAATTTTGATTTATTTTCAGGTGAACCACAGCAGCAGCGTCAGGAAATTCTTCCGGGTGCATTTTTATTGCGCGGCTTCGCCCTACCGTTTGAAAATGAACTTCTGCAAGATATTCAAGGTGTCATTGCCGAAGCCCCACCACGTAATATGGTGACGCCCGGTGGCCTGCCCATGTCAGTAGCGACAACTAGTTGCGGTGATGCAGGCTGGGTAAGTGATGCTTACGGCTACCGTTACTCAAAACGCGATGCGCTTTCACGCAAAAATTGGCCAGCAATGCCGTGCAGTTTTTTTGATCTTGCAAGAAACGCAGCGACGACTGCTGGTTATAAAAATTTCTCACCGGATTCGGCGTTGATAAATATATATAAAGTCGGCGCAAAAATGTCTTTGCATCAAGACAAAAATGAAAGGGATTTTTCGCAGCCTATTGTTTCGGTTTCTTTAGGTTTACCGGCAACTTTTTTACTAGGCGGTTTGCGGCGAGAGGACAAAACCATTCGTGTACAGTTGGTGCATGGTGATGTGGTTGTTTGGGGTGGTGCAGCGCGATTATTTTTTCACAGCATTCTGCCCATAAAAGTAGGAGTGCATCCGCTGTTGGGTAAGCAGCGGATCAACCTAACCTTTCGCAAAGCGCTTTAA
- a CDS encoding class I SAM-dependent methyltransferase, whose protein sequence is MESTFKDYFSTKSDAYANYRPKYPPTLAKELAALCHTRESALDCGCGSGQFSVLLADHFQQVIATDASAQQIENAAPHPKLVYKVAPAEKAPLPDHSVDLISVAQAAHWLDLEKFYAEAKRVLKPNGVIALISYQNAVLEDKECNRMFDDFYGKTLDSYWPPERRIVESGYKDLPFPFEEMTFPEMVINEPWNFHQLYGYITTWSAFKAFEKAGGSEEINAFKENLSRAWKDVERTQNII, encoded by the coding sequence ATGGAATCTACATTTAAAGATTACTTCTCTACAAAGTCTGACGCTTACGCTAACTATCGCCCCAAATACCCACCGACATTGGCGAAAGAATTAGCTGCGCTTTGCCATACAAGAGAGAGTGCTCTTGATTGTGGATGTGGATCCGGGCAGTTCTCAGTGTTGCTGGCAGATCATTTTCAACAAGTTATTGCGACTGATGCCAGCGCGCAACAAATTGAAAACGCTGCGCCACATCCTAAATTAGTTTATAAAGTTGCCCCTGCAGAAAAAGCTCCACTTCCAGATCATTCTGTTGATTTAATCAGTGTGGCCCAAGCGGCGCATTGGCTGGATTTGGAAAAATTTTACGCCGAAGCAAAACGTGTTTTAAAACCCAATGGCGTTATTGCGCTAATCAGTTACCAAAATGCGGTTTTGGAAGACAAAGAATGCAATCGGATGTTTGACGATTTTTACGGAAAAACACTCGATAGTTATTGGCCGCCAGAACGCAGGATTGTGGAGTCCGGTTACAAAGATTTGCCATTTCCTTTTGAGGAAATGACGTTTCCTGAAATGGTCATCAATGAACCTTGGAATTTTCATCAACTGTACGGCTACATAACAACATGGTCGGCATTTAAAGCATTTGAAAAAGCAGGCGGCAGCGAAGAGATTAACGCCTTCAAAGAAAATTTAAGTCGCGCATGGAAAGATGTTGAGCGGACTCAGAACATTATCTAG
- a CDS encoding DoxX-like family protein encodes MLTQSTIFRYCRFSLAFMWLFTAATSFWWGRDIGYEVLALQNIQNDFADLCINAGSLLDAFIGLWLLGNYQLKWCYRLQITIILVYSLLLSFIAPQFWLHPFGPITKNIPILALLFFLYKFDSSLTTH; translated from the coding sequence ATGCTTACACAATCCACCATTTTTCGTTACTGTCGCTTTAGTCTCGCATTTATGTGGCTATTCACTGCTGCAACGTCATTTTGGTGGGGTCGCGATATTGGGTATGAAGTATTGGCACTACAGAATATCCAAAACGATTTTGCAGATTTATGTATTAACGCCGGGAGCCTGTTAGATGCGTTTATAGGTTTATGGTTGCTTGGTAATTATCAACTCAAGTGGTGTTATAGATTACAAATCACTATTATTCTGGTTTATTCATTGTTGCTAAGTTTTATAGCGCCACAGTTCTGGTTGCATCCGTTTGGGCCAATTACAAAAAATATTCCTATCCTCGCTTTGCTATTTTTTTTGTATAAGTTTGATTCTTCTTTAACTACTCATTAA
- a CDS encoding NUDIX hydrolase, with product MDKHFTACKLAYIIDDKLLVYLRDDFAHIPFPNMWDFPGGMREGDETPEQCVLRELEEEFALKLDESRLIYKKVGVNFNNTGNSYFFVAEGKQEEIDAIVFSEEGQYWQMMNIEDFMEHPKAIDRLKSRLADFLAANKN from the coding sequence ATGGATAAACACTTCACCGCTTGCAAACTCGCTTACATTATTGACGATAAATTACTTGTTTATCTCCGTGATGATTTTGCGCATATTCCTTTCCCCAATATGTGGGATTTTCCCGGCGGTATGCGCGAAGGTGACGAAACTCCAGAACAATGTGTACTGCGTGAGCTAGAAGAAGAATTTGCCCTAAAGCTGGATGAATCACGCCTGATCTACAAAAAAGTTGGGGTTAACTTTAACAACACGGGCAACTCCTATTTCTTTGTTGCAGAAGGGAAGCAGGAAGAAATTGATGCGATTGTATTTAGCGAGGAAGGCCAGTATTGGCAAATGATGAATATTGAGGATTTTATGGAGCACCCAAAAGCAATTGATAGACTCAAAAGCCGATTGGCAGATTTTCTTGCCGCAAACAAAAATTAA